A window of the Streptomyces sp. JB150 genome harbors these coding sequences:
- a CDS encoding class I SAM-dependent methyltransferase: protein MTEGDHRPPAGAPDAAAVFDALGSAYEKAFAGSAAHRASLDWLLERLAPGSSVLDVGSGTGRPTAETLAGAGHRVLGVDVSPVMVELARRQVPDAAFRCADIREVPLAEGSYDAVCVYFSLLQMTRDEQSGLLERLVRALRPGGHMVLATVPVDVAGVDAVFMGRPVRVTSFAAEDFTALATGAGLTVLRAEESLFTPAHPEAVPEPHLFVYARRD from the coding sequence GTGACCGAGGGGGACCACCGGCCGCCCGCCGGGGCGCCGGACGCCGCGGCGGTGTTCGACGCGCTGGGCTCGGCGTACGAGAAGGCGTTCGCGGGATCAGCGGCGCACCGCGCGTCGCTCGACTGGCTGCTGGAGCGGCTGGCGCCCGGCAGCAGCGTGCTGGACGTGGGCAGCGGGACGGGCCGGCCGACCGCCGAGACCCTGGCCGGGGCCGGCCACCGGGTGCTGGGCGTGGACGTCTCGCCGGTGATGGTGGAGCTGGCGCGGCGGCAGGTGCCGGATGCCGCCTTCCGATGCGCCGACATCCGCGAGGTGCCGCTCGCGGAGGGCTCCTACGACGCGGTGTGCGTCTACTTCTCCCTGCTCCAGATGACCCGCGACGAACAGTCCGGACTGCTGGAGCGGCTGGTGCGGGCGCTGCGGCCGGGCGGGCACATGGTGCTGGCGACGGTGCCCGTGGACGTGGCGGGCGTCGACGCCGTGTTCATGGGCCGCCCGGTGCGGGTCACCAGCTTCGCCGCCGAGGACTTCACCGCCCTCGCGACCGGCGCGGGCCTGACGGTGCTGCGCGCGGAGGAGTCCCTGTTCACCCCGGCCCACCCCGAGGCCGTACCGGAACCGCACCTGTTCGTGTACGCCCGGCGCGACTGA
- a CDS encoding DUF6153 family protein — MRVSRCVRAGGALGQLLLVLVLAVGVFVMHTLGHPREHSGGEHPGSASHGVAAASHVPVSGHAVADHWMSGPSGHPSSAPHEPGMAMDMTSLCVAVLFGAWALAVLLRAAFARRDASLAVLLARVAFVRRPNPPPRGPDLTRLSVLRL; from the coding sequence GTGCGGGTGAGCCGGTGCGTGCGGGCGGGAGGCGCCCTCGGACAGCTGCTGCTCGTGCTGGTGCTGGCCGTCGGTGTCTTCGTGATGCACACGCTCGGGCACCCGCGGGAGCACTCCGGCGGCGAACACCCCGGCAGCGCGTCGCACGGTGTCGCCGCCGCGTCACACGTGCCCGTGTCCGGGCACGCGGTGGCCGATCACTGGATGTCCGGCCCCTCGGGCCACCCGTCGTCCGCTCCGCATGAGCCGGGGATGGCCATGGACATGACCTCGCTGTGCGTGGCGGTCCTGTTCGGCGCGTGGGCGCTGGCCGTGCTGCTCAGGGCGGCGTTCGCCCGGCGTGACGCATCGCTCGCCGTACTCCTCGCGCGAGTCGCCTTCGTCCGGCGGCCGAATCCCCCGCCTCGCGGACCCGATCTCACCCGGTTGTCGGTGCTGCGGCTGTAG